The sequence below is a genomic window from Gadus morhua chromosome 12, gadMor3.0, whole genome shotgun sequence.
CCTGCAGCAATGTACCTGGGGAGAGAGCATGCTGAGGCACTGCGTTCTAAAGgggaagacacacaaacacacacacacacacacacgcgcactctaCACCTTTGGGTTTTATTTTTAGCGGCCTCCGTCTACAACAGCGGAGTTATATATAGTTTAGGTTTTTGAGCCGGAGCGTGCCGTGTCGCAACAGCTGCCTGGCGGTAATAGGACACCGGTCTCCGCCCAGAGCCAGTCTGAGGCGGTTGCCTGACTCGACCCACTGACCCACTTTTCACTCTCCCTGCTCCTGATAAACTGCCAGCAATGGCCTCTCGCTCCAGGAATGGCAGGCAatggaagagggagaaggaaaaggaaagtAGATGATTGGGCTGGGAGGGGTGAACaacaggaggacagagagaaagtgcaGATGTAGCGACGGTAAAGCGGGGCGGGCgacagcagagggaggagagacagggggggggaaaccagggagaggaacagagaaggAAGTGATTAGGAGAGGTCGGGGCGGGAGACATGGAAATCCTGCAGCAGCCCAGCAATTGTCATGTGGTCGGACACCCCGGCCGTAAGCCAACAGCTCGCCGCCGCGACAACCAGGCTTCCTGTGACATATTCCCCGCTACTGCTACAACAActcaggccacacacacacacacacacacacacacacacacacacacacacacacacacacacacacacacacttgggaaACCaaagggcagagagggagagagccaaagagggaaggagagcgaGCCCATCAGGGAGTACAGCCGCCACAGTGTTCTGCGGCCTGGCATGCTCCCTTCAGCCAACGGCTCCCAGCCTACAAACCGGTTTTTCCCGCGCAATGCTGCAGGCAGCccgctactactactactgcactAACTCCCGCCCCAGCGTCTCCATGTGCACACGAGCCACGGCGCCCCTACTGTCAACACGAGACAAGCTGTCGAGCAGGCTCCGTCGGATCAGGAGTTCTTTGGCTACAGAGGTTTCCGATGTAGCCCTGTTTACACTGAACAAGACACTCGCAGGGATTGGGTTGTAGCGGTTCATATGGTGCTCGGCGAGCTACAATCACAACTTCCCGATGATATCACGAGTTAGTCCATGTAAACATTCACATACACCACCTGCCttgaggggagggtggaggggatgtTGTTCTGCATCAACGCTGAGTGTGTATATGCCTCCGTCGAGCGTGGCTGGGAGAAAAGGTTGCCGCTTTTCACACAAAGGACTGGAGTCACACAGCAACACCTGGACCGGGCTGTGGCTAAAAATAAACCCTGTCTGGAGGCACAGAGGCAGCCTGAGCACGAGCCAGAGAGACCCAGAGCACGAGAGACCCAGAGCACGAGAGAGATCCAGGAGAGGGAACtgaaggggagagacagagcatGACGCTGAGGTGAGAGGAAGATAAACATCTAAAGAATGAGCCCTCTAAGAAGTGAATACCACTGGtattactaatactactactactacgctCACTCTGGCGACAGACCCAATGACTAGCAGTCATTGGTTCCCCCCCCTTAAGCCCTTATTGTACTTTGAACGTCATGAGACTTAAAAATAGCTATCTTTGATGCGTACTGGTTTAACCTAACAatcgttagtgcttggcacatgtttctatgaacatcctttcttctgacaaattgtCTTATagtaagacgctttggataagGGTTTGTTAAGTGctctaaatgttaatgtaaggGTGCCTGTTTAGCTTCTGTTTGACTCGTGTCTATCTGATAATACAGTGCAAGGGGACCCGAAAGAAATTAACAATTTTAAAAAAGTACAAATGTGCGTATATAATAACTATACTACACTGCTGCAGACATCTACTACACACTGTTCAAACCTGGTCTCAACCCTGCTCCTAATGATGTTGAGCTGGACCAAATGAATGCTCCCGCATCTCCGCTGTATCCGACGCGGGTTAACTACAGTAGTGTAAACTACAGTATTTACCGTGCTGTAAAGGATAGGGGTCCCAGACACGGCAGGTATTGCGTCACACATTCCACACCGGATCCAAGGAGTTCTATAAAACTAATCTGTTTAAGACCCACATGCCATCGCAATTACCCACACCCAGACAACGCTTAGTACAAACCGCacgagacaaggagagagggtGTCTCGTGTGGAAGCATTTAGACATATTTCAAATGCACAGAAGGGGGAGAATGCACAGTGCAGGGAGGGAGAAGTGCACGATTCAGTAACGAGGTGAGCAGAACATGTGAATAACGTTGCTTGGCAGCTCGGTTGGGAGCCCGCTACAGCATCATGTGGGACAGGACAGAGTACAGTTAGAGTGCACGCAGTGGGCGAGGAGATACCCAATCTGTTAGCTCTGTAGGAGTGGAGAATAATGGAATCTACACCAAGTGGAATCAGCTAGTGTGCGTCTTAACAGTGGGAGAGCACTGAAAACGGGCAGTGAATAATACAATTCATGACCGaaagccacagacacacaaaacacacacactgggcggACGTTAAATATATGCAGCAATGCGATGTACTATAATGCAATGTGCTCTTCCTATATGGCCCCATTCCAATATCCATATAAATGGTTGAACAcatggaggacagagagaggatatAGAGTCTACTCTGGGCATTGCTTTTCCATTTGAAGACACGAGAGATGGACGTTACAGGCTGTGTTGCTGAACACCACAGATGCTTCAGATTCCTTGACGGTTGGTCCCGAGGAAATTTGTATCAGTTAAACCAATAAAGCCTAtttctgacgtgtgtgtgttgtgtgtgcttgtgtcccAAACATGACTAGGAGGAAGCAAACATGACTAGGAGGAAATCAATAAGCCACGTTAAAAGCTATAGTGGGTGATTGCATCATACTGAATGCTCTTCAGAAGAGATGTAAAGAAGCctttttcagtttctctttcatTACCCCTTTAACATGTACACGCCCAATTGTATGCATTGATGTTACAGTGGCTCTCTCCAATTTCATTTGAATACGTTTCTTTACTGGTCACAGGGATAAAGTTGTCAATTGGAAAAACATGCAAAGTAACGTGAAAGGTCTATTCGGGAGCTTGAAGTGTGAGACGTCGTGTATCCAGCGATCCCTGACAGACCGATGGTTATAACGCTTCATAACACAGAACCCTAGCTCGATTCGGTCCACTCTGGCAAGTCATGATCAACAGTCGTGAATCGTTATCACAAATGACCTCACGTAGTGGGCAACAGTGCACCGCTCCGTCTCTAACCCGACTTCCTTATACAAACATCGCACATCCAAGTGACCAAAGGGTCGTGTGTTTACATTGAGCTGCACAAAGCCTCATAATAGCATCGAAATAAGACATAGAGCCCGGGTAAAAGGGCACGTACAGCCGAACACACGTCTGGATCGATCATTGTCGCCGCGCCATGTCACCTTGGATGCCccgtctgtcctgtctgtcacCGCCTCAGCCCTCATGAACTGGTGGACTTCCAGCATGAACCTGGTTGACTTCAAGCATGTAGGTCTGGGGCTAGCCACGGCTAGGAGCAAGGGCTAGCTAACAAAAGAGACGGCAAAGCCCAAATAAAGAATAATCCTTATTATGTGACCATTTGTATACTTACGTATACTGGTAACGGCCAAGGGTAGCCAGCGGCTTCGGCTCCGACCGGCGACTTGAGTTTTTGAGTTTCCAGCTTTTCTCCCATTCTCCGCTTTCTCTGTGATGGTAGCTAGCTGCCGGACTAGCCTCGGTGAGCTAGCTGCTCGGTCGGAGCGAGCTACAACCTGAACATTCTGGTTAAAAAACACCTAGAAAAGCAGAAATCCAAACTAGTATAGACGCCGGCGTTACAGCAATGCTATACTGTTCTATTCGTAACCATGAATATCTCTTATTCCGTTTTATACTATGATCAAAATGCCTGTTCATATCCACTGGCAATAATACCTCGGCCGTATCGCCGCCATCTTGCCCGGCATGAATAATATggcgagggggcggggcctgagggGGCGCTCATACGTCACTGGGGAACTCAGATAAGACCAAACAAACGTTACAGTTCTTGGCTTGAGAGATGGGTTTTGTTCAGCAGAAAGGTCCTTTTTGTATTTGAAAGTAATAAAATTTATATTTTAGCTGAATCATTGTTTTACTTGTCTTTATTATTGTACTGAAttgtttgagatgtgtgtgatgAAATATATAATTAATGTGCAAACAATCAATGCATTGTTTACCTACATAATCCTCCAACATGTTTCTAGAACCTACAGGCATTTTTTAAACAAAGGCAtatatgcatgtttttttttttatagcctTTTTCAGCTCTGTGAAATGTCCCAGAACCATCGATCTCCGCCATAGGAGGATCCAGAAGGAGACGGTGTATGTTGAAGGGGAGGGccaaaggggagagaggagatggtaGATCGCCACAGTGAACCCACTGACATCACTCCAGTACTGAGCACAGCTGAGGCCAGTATTGGGGTGGTCGCCAAGGCTACAGGCTCCCCCGAGCCAGCTGGAAGAGAGTCATCGTGTGGAGGATTTCtgggacctttttttttttttgaaattaTTGTGTTGTTGCTGCAAGCCTCTCTGCTCCATCACCCCGTTGGGCCATCTTCTGTCACGCTGCCGGGCCAAAGACTTTCTGGATCACATTACGGCGGCTTTGCAAGCAActaaaatatattcatatacataTTCCTCTGGTTTAAAGAATAGTCATTGTTTCAAGAATAACCATGGTATATTCTACATTTAATTTCAACATAGTGAACATACTCAAGCATTACTTTAGTTTGCTTATTGTGTATTATATAGAGTAACCTAGCTTTTAGGAGTAACAGTTTAGCAAAAAGACCCTGCAGCCAAGTTAGGTTTTTCCTTATAAACATCTCTGGAAAAAAAGTGCACTTGGATGAGAGCAAGGAGAACTAGTCAGGCCAACAGCGACATCTACAGGCCGCTTATCGAAATACAGCCCTTGTATTATACATTGCAAATATGCGCACTTGCGTGACACACATCCAGGGCTACATTTTTGGATAGGATAGAATAAGCAAGCAGTCATCGTTACATTAAACTTGTTGAACCACATTGTTTGCATAACTTTATTCAACAATATTGGGCAGTAGAATTGAATAAAAATCGTTCAAATAATGTCAGCCATAATAGAACAATTACAGCAGTAATCGGAACTCTGAACAATAAGACAAGCCACAACCGCTTTAGAATTTCACAAAGGAGGATTTTAAAGAATTTTTATTGAAATAAAGATAAATTTCAGTCCCAGTCCCTTATGGTTTCCAAAAGCGTGCTTTGGATTGTAGCGCCAACATATCAGACGACTTCTCTCCAAAGCCCTCTTTGCGTATACAGCAGCATGTATAGaatcaaagaaaaataaacctAACCAACAGGTCATTTGGCACAATCAACTCATACAATGGTATTACTGTGCTGGTATTTCATTATCGTCAAACCAATTGCTCTGTATCGGTGCACAATGTTTACCATCGACTGATGAAAAATTgattcaaaatacattttgacCATAACAGACATAGTACAGCGATTGCATCAGAAAAGGTATTGAAGACGACAAAACAATAAACAGCCGtaggaaagaaaagaaaaaaaacaggccCTTTTGAAGGGTTGCAATACTGGGGCTGATTGTAGTTTCTGTTCACACAGACATCGCCACTCCTATCCACCTCCACACCGCGCTCGCGTTCCAGTGTGAACCCAGCACTACACTACTCGGCATCGTTGGGGTAGAGCTTAGACTATTGGCCTTAGTGTTAAGCTAGTTTAAAAAGGTGGTCGGATCTAGATTGAAATATCTGAACCCCACAATACAGACCTCATTCGAAATACGAAGGACTACCGCCCCACCCAACATTTGAGATCaaaataatggattaagaaccccccccccccaaaaaaaaaaaaaaaaaacgaatttgtACATGAACAGTGGAAATAAATACTGTGAAATGGATTGGATTCCTTTTCCAGTGTCTTGATAGAACGTTATAGTTGAATCCAGCTTGATAAGCACTTTGGTATACATGCTGGTCAGACATACGGAGTCAGTTGGAATAGGCCTTTAGTTGATTTAACATTGCACTTGGGCAGTTGTTTCAAGTGAAGATATGGAATACTGGGCATTGTAACACATTCATAAGCATGCACTCATGGACAGAGTTAACTTTGGACAAAAAACAACCAGGTAACAGCAATATTAGCAGGAAAAGTGCTGATTTGTCATATTGACATAAAGGGTCGAGTTGAATAAACGGCGTCTGATGACAAAAAACCAAGTCTCGGGTTCATCATTTATTCATAGACGTTTTTGTGACAGCTGTTAAAAAAGATTCCAATTCGATTTGAAAACAGGATATTCTGTCACAGTGTTTCTCAAACAGGACCACTGATCCGGAATCAGAAGGTTCCACGTCATTCTGGGTGACTATCGTGTTCAGAAAGGCAATATTGATCCGATATATGCGTTTCCCCCCAAGGCCGTTAGTACGGGTCCCAGGTAGCCAGGCAGGCAGAGACGGCTAGTGTACGGGTCTCATCCGGGAGGACGCAGGATGGCTTCATGTTAACAGTCGTTTTAGTGATTAGAATGGGGAGAACGGGATCTTTAAGTACACACGGTAAACAGCATCTTATACATCCGACTCGTGATGGTGTGGGAACCTAGAATGACATTTTGAATCTCTGCTTTGAAACCACAACATTTCTCTTTTCCCAGTTGCAGACGTTGAAAAGCTCTTTAGTTCTGCATTAACTTACAATTAGAGGATCGTTTTGGGCATGATTTGAGCCGCAGTGGTGGCCGTGAGCTCCCTGGTCAGACCGTTTGGAATTACTGGGATCGCTACAGCCATCTACTCCTGACTCTAAAGTGATCCTGTGTTTAAATACCGAATGCCACAACGACTTGGgccccaatcccatttctaccccttaccccttccccttgttttgaaggggtaagggtaaggggtaaggggtaaggggtagaagaaatgggattgggcctaaggccacaatcccatttctacttccttaccccttccctttacccctcccccttgttttttaaggggtaaggggaagggggaggggtaagggtagaAAATGGGATTGGGCTTTAGTGACCCAAAgagggaagcaaaaaaaaagaaagaatatcCAAGACCATTTGATGGACAAGCGTTGCAGCTAGTCaaaagggaaggggaggggggggaaggggaggggggtggggggggcagtaaCTTCACAGCTTCTCAAAGCCCAACTTTTACAACATGCTCCCCTTGTTAAGACATCTGCACATAATTTAAGAAAAGTCGAGCAGAAACCTGTGCCTGACTTTGTTCATCGAGTAGCGTTCTCTTCAGTTAGATCAATAGGTCTGTCGGTACCTCTttataaaaaggaaaagtgAGCAAGATTGATAACTGGATGGCCAAGGCCTCTTTTGAATAAATACTACTGGCTGACTTTCAAGATCtgaagacaaaaacaaaacaaaagagataCTGCTTTTAGCACTGATATGGAGAGGAGTGTACAGTAAAATCCTAACAGACTCTTAACCCCatgtcaaaaaataaatacaaaaaataatttcAGCTTCACCACCGTCCGTTTCAGTATAAGCGGGAAAACTGATATCATCCATTTCATTcttctggtatttctcttctcGAAGGATAGTATTTGGCGTTCTGCAGACTtcgtctcctcccccaccaaaaTACCCCCGAATTGGAGACCCAACCATTGGGAGACTACTGGGAGATCTCCCTAGAGTCACTGTGGACCATTCCAAGTCTACTCTCTGAAAGATCTCTGTGCACGATAAGGAGAGCTCGGGAGAAGAGAAACCAAATAAAAACAAGAGGCCACACTGGGTCATTTCTGTGAAGCAGTGTAGTGACAGAGGGCCGGCGGCCGACAACGGCCAACGTCCCGTCTctggaaaaataaaaagggaggaagagggagagagaaagaaaaaaatagaatctGCATTTTTCATCACTAGTGCTTTTGGCCCAATGAAGGGAAGTCACCCTTCATGGCATCTTTCATCGGTttttttatttcgtttttttttcaatttgtttTTAGAGCAAAAGCACAATCCAGAGTTTTCCCTTCCTCTGACTGAGAATACGGAAGCAACGCCTAGCTAGTGCCAGTTTTGTGGGTGCAGTTGATCGTACTCGGCTATAAGTTTCTTTATGTGCGCCAGTTTGTTGTGTAGATATTCACAGCGATTCTTCTCTTGGCTATAGTTTGGGTTAGTCTGgaagagaaaggaaagaaaaggtTTATGAAGCGTCAGAAACGGTCTACTCATACATGTGAAATGATTCATGACACCAAAGTAAGTACTGGAAAAACACTGGAAGTACgtaccttttttattttgcgATACTCTTGAAGTATCTGATCGTGGATTGTCTGTTGAAGAGAAGACGAAAGGGCATTAACCATCGAATGATCATGTGGTTAGATCTTGATTAACATTTCAAGCAGACATCTGCCCCGTCTGCTTTTTATGAATAACAATCAGTCCCCACGTCACACGACCTTCAGACCCAAATCAACAACTACCCTTTCATCAGAAACACCATAAAAACACTACAGTTTACGTCCGTGCAATATTAATTAATAGGTGTGAACGCTGTGATTGTGTATCCATGGCTCTAGAATTGTTCTGTATGTGATGATTATCTAGATGTGATTATTTCAACACCCTCTGGCAAAACAGATCAAGAACTCAACGAGACTTTCTAAAAATATCATAACCCATAACGACAGGCGTTGGAGAGGCTGCCCTTCCCAATATGGCCGCgtgccgtggggggggggggggggggggggggggggggggtctcaccttGTACTTGTCTGTGCCTTGGGGGAGCTGCTTGAGCTCAGTGTCCAGGACGGAGAACTGCCGGGTGACGCCCTCTATCCGCGCGTGCAGTCCCCGGTACTCGCTGTACTCCGCGTTGAAGTCCGTCTTATACGTCTGCCGCTGTtccgggagccaatcaccagtACTTCCTGTCAGGGAGGGTTCAgtggtggttgtggggggggggggggggggggggggggggggggggggaaatcatgAGAATAATACTCTCCCCTACGTGTTGACATGTTGTTCAACCAAATAAAATTGAATCCTCCAATAGATTACTAACGAAGGTATTCTATGATCATCTATCGTTACATTATCTTATACAACATGTGAGCGGGGAAGGGGCCGGTACGGGGGCAGTGACACGACGGGCCTGGATGAACTTACGTTGTATAATCTGCCATCTCAGACGAGGACGAGGGAATACTGCTATTGTTGAACACTCCGTTGATATCTGCAAGAAACAAACCCGCCCGTCAACTCGGACAGAAATCGAGAACCACCCGAGGAATGGCAgcagcgcttttatccaaaacgctTTCAAATATGGCCTGacactcacccattcatgcacacattcacacacgggccgagtcaaccatgcaaggcgacagccagctcgtcaggagcagcgAGGGCGAGgcttcttgctcagggacacctcgacactcgaactggcaaccttgcggttaccagccaacctgctcCGCCTCGGTGTAAGTGTGTCCCCCCCCCGGTACCAAGTACAAGGtgtaaaggcttagttatggttggacgtcgacgcaacgcaaggggctTCACGGCCCCAtcacgtccttgcggaccctccttgcgtccagcGCAAGGgacggacgtgcgcctcccaaaaattccTGCGACACGGCACCAATTGGTGCTCGGAACGCAAATGTCGACCCgacacagaaccaaaacagggcCACGAGTACGTCGAAGCGAGTGCGTGGTCATTACCTTGCGTCACTGTGGAACCATAAGTAAGCCTTAACGGCGTGTCCCCAGCGTACCTGTGCTTCTGTGTGGAATACTGGTCTTGGCGTTCTCTGGACTGGAGCTGATGAGGTCACAGCTCCGCTTgggctccgccgccgccgccgccgccaccgccgccgccgccgccgccgctctcctctccttctcctgctcccgcTCCTTGCTCTTGTccttgtctttgtgtttttttcgaCTTCTTCTTGGACTTGCTGTGCAGGGACGGACTCTTGTCCCGGGGCGCGGCGAGGCCCGTGCGGCTCCGGGACGCGGGCCCCAGGCCGGGCACGGCGAGAGAGAGGCGGCGCTGGCCGTGGCGCCGGGCCCCGAGAAGGGGGAGGGCTGCGGGCCGAGCCGCTCCGACAGCGCCGCCTCCTGGCTCTCGCAGTCCCGGCCGTTGTGGCTCGAGTCGTTGCTGACGTCGGACAGCGGGTCGAAGGGGCGCGGAATGTCTAGCAGGGGGAGCTGCTGGGAGCTGCTCCGTCGTCATGACGACGTTCCGGGACGACCGTCGGCGCGGACGCCGCGGTtggcgccgccaccgccgccgtcgTCGTCGCCGTGTGGCCCCCGCCCCCGTCTCTGCCCCCGCCCGCCTCTTTGCCGTTGGATGAGGTGAGCTTGCCGTTGGGCGGGCCGGCGGCAGCCTTGCTGACCAGGTGAGATATCCGAGGCTTCTTGTTTGGCCCAGAGGGTCGATGAAGTCGCCAGCGGGTCGTTTCTGTCAACAAGGACATTTGATATTTAGCAGTGATATCGATATATAGCGATAGATATCTATACTATACCTACTGTCTGTCTCGATATAGACCTTTAAATCTTTTTAGTGTATGCTACACGTAAACCTCCTAAGATTGCGCAATTCGATTGGTCGCTATCTCAGGATGTTGGGCAACatccatgattgagatctcaatcaaTAACGTGTAGtttatactaaaacaattattctcCTCAGGCTCCTTCAATAGCTAATCCCCtctattcacttcgccttcgacgaataattgttaaatataccTATATCTCGATATACGTGTATaaatagatatatctatagatatactgtatatttatatcGACAAATATCTATAGAGATATATCACTATTTAGGGTGGAAAGTTTAAACTTCTCCACATCATCAGGTGGAAGTCTAGAGACCTGGACGGATCGTACCACAAAGTCAGAGAAGGAGCTCAATTCAAGTACCAACGTTAAATCATTTAGTGAACATTTAGACTACAATATTGTGGTATATACTGCGTGATACACGTCACATCGTCATTTCACTGCAATGCCACTAAATGACAAACGACCCGTAACAAATGTGTTACCCGGACTCAAACTCTAAACCAGCGCGGCCTGTCTCGCTTTAATGATGCAAATTTCCAAACTGGGAGATAGTACGTTCAGGAAACTCGCTAAATTTTCCATAAAGTATTTTACTGCAGCAAAAtggtgaagaaaagaaaaaggggaAAAGGTGAAAAAACTAACAAACTGAGGACCGATTCAGAGCAGCCTCTATTCTGGGCTGCGTGGGAGTGATGTCTTCCACACACAA
It includes:
- the ell gene encoding LOW QUALITY PROTEIN: RNA polymerase II elongation factor ELL (The sequence of the model RefSeq protein was modified relative to this genomic sequence to represent the inferred CDS: deleted 5 bases in 3 codons), with product MAALKEEQCYGLSCGRVSNGSNVSVFHVKLTDSALRAFEGYQGTKGLPTEPLIRFTGNQGKISIPRPENPSELRTFTFYLSNVGRDNPQGSFDCIQQFTTSEGSIQLDCLAGIQDKITVCATDDSYQKARQSMALVEEETRSRGAIVIKPGGRYVGKKVQIRKPAPGLSDVAPSRRTSRPVIISSTALKKSAAQQRPLRERLSHLLALKPYRKPELILRLQKDGLSQADKETLDSHLQQVANLNGKDNTFTLKDSLFKDLQKDWPGYTEGDQQLLKRVLVRKMCQSQNTPVTAPPPGPPPAPPSENPVSPPKELASHSPSQKRPAGDFIDPLGNKKPRISHLVSKAAAGPPNGKLTSSNGKEAGGGRDGGGGHTATTTAAVAAPTAASQQLPLLDIPRPFDPLSDVSNDSSHNGRDCESQEAALSERLGPQPSPFSGPGATASAASLAVPGLGPASRSRTGLAAPRDKSPSLHSKSKKKSKKHKDKDKSKEREQEKERRAAAAAAAVAAAAAAEPKRSCDLISSSPENAKTSIPHRSTDINGVFNNSSIPSSSSEMADYTTTGDWLPEQRQTYKTDFNAEYSEYRGLHARIEGVTRQFSVLDTELKQLPQGTDKYKTIHDQILQEYRKIKKTNPNYSQEKNRCEYLHNKLAHIKKLIAEYDQLHPQNWH